ACATTAGGGGATCACTATGAAACGCATATCATTGAAACACGGACTGATTATCCTATTTGCCAGCTTCTTCTTATCTGCTTGCTCCACTACAGAGGTCTCCATTTACGCCAACAACACGCCGAAATTTGATCTACAATCCTTTTTCTCTGGTGAGTTACGTGCGCATGGCATACTGAAAAATCGCAGCGGTAAGGTCATTCGTTATTTTAATGCTACATTGGATGGCCGTTGGGAAAAGGGTGTGGGTACCTTAGTAGAAGTCTTTGTGTTTGATGACGGTGAAATACAAAATCGTACTTGGACCATGACCCCCAATGCCTCAGGTCAATACATAGCGACAGCCAATGATGTGGTTGGCTCAGGTGAAATCAAAATGGCGGGAAATGCCTTATTTATGAAATACGTGCTGCAAGTGCCTTACGATGGTGACATTATTGAAGTCACGGTGGATGACCGCATGTACATGGTGAAAGAGGGTGTGGTAATCAATGAGTCTGTGATGACTAAATTTGGTTTTGAAGTAGGCTATTTGTCCATTGTGATCGAAAAGGTTTAAAAGTGTCTTTTGGTTACTCAAGCAGTCTCCTTCTATAACTCCTTTGATCTGATTCACAATTCATTACATTGATAACTTGCTGATAGCCGCAATGCCAACTAGGTTTTTAGTTGGTATCAGTAACAATCTTTATGGATGAGTTTCTCAATGCGGCCCATATCTTTACTGTCAAATAGGTTCAACCAATTAAGCTTGAAAATGAAGTTATTGTGCCTGGTTATTATTTTTATTGGCACATTGACCACTCTTATTCTGTATACCGTCATTTCATTAAATCAACAGTCCAATGATACCTTGGTGGTCAACATTGCTGGCCGTCAACGTATGCTGACGCAAAAAATTACCAAAGAATTCTTACTGGCATTAGAAGTCGCTAAGTTAACTCAGACCAAGCCAAATCTTGAAGCGGTACATAAATCGGAAAGATTGTTTGATCAATCTCTTGAGGCCTTAACCTATGGAGGGGAGACTTTTACGGATTTGGGCATGACACAAGCTGTTGAACTTCCGCCCCCACCTAATGAAGACATTAAAGCTCAATTGGAAAGGGTTGCTGTGTTGTGGAAGGCGCATGAGGAAAATATTGAACGCATTGCCGCAGAAGATTACGAAGTTGATGTGTTGCAAATGATCAGTGAAAACAGTGTCAATGTATTGGCCAATATGAACAAGGCTGTGGTGATGTTTAGTCAGGCATCGCAAGCCAAAATCAAGCAAATGGTGAGGAATCAAATTATCGCCGCTGGCCTGGTGTTTGTTTTAATGGCTATTTTTTATGGTTTGATTTTGCGCAGCATCATGCGTTCTATTAACTTTGCCATCGACACCACACGTCAAATTGCTGATGGTAATTTGCAAAATCAACATAAGGAGATTGCCAGCTATCCCAATAATGAGATGGGTGATTTGATGCGAAATGTCGAGCAGATGCGGGTTTCCTTACATGAAGTCATCGCTCTGGTTCAGAAACACGGTCGACAAATGTCTCATTCAGCGCATCAGGTGTCGGATATTTCTCATGAAATTTCGGCAACGGGGAAAACACAACAGAAAAGCTCGAATGAGCTACATTCAGCCATTTCATCTTTATTAGAGGCGTCTAATGAAGTCAGTGGTAATATTACCTTGGCCGCCAACAGCTCCAAAGATACCTTATCTATCTCGGCTGATGGTATTGAGTTGGTAAATAATAATATCCAACAATTTGATAGCGCTGTCGGGACGGTAAACCAAGCGGCAGAACAAATGGGAGCACTCAAAGACTTCTCGGTGCAAATCAATGACATTATCGATTCCATACATGATATTGCCGACCAAACCAATTTGCTGGCTTTGAATGCCGCCATAGAAGCCGCCAGAGCAGGTGAGCAGGGGCGCGGTTTTGCGGTTGTGGCCGATGAGGTTCGAAGCTTGGCAGCTCGTACTTCAAGCTCCAGTAAGGATATTTCCGAGTTGCTTGCTCAATTGATGGGGAAAGTCGACATCTCTGTGACCTCGATGAATCAAGTGGTTGAAATGGTGGATCAAGCGCAGGAAACGTCGAAGCAAACCATGACCTCCTTTACTGCTATGTCGGAAGGCATTGGTACTACCTCGGCGAATATGGAAACGATCGCGCAATTGAACCAAAAACAAATGGATCATTTCGAAGTGTTGAACAGAAAGCTAGAACACTTAGCGGATGCCTTAGATGAAAGTAACAGTAAAGCCAATACCACCTCTATGGTGGCGGACGATCTTTATCATATCTCTGAGAAGCTGGAAACGCATCTAGAAGGCTTTATTACCGAAACCCATGAGTTTGTGGCGAAAGCTGATCATGAAAAACGTAATGCTCCTCGATCGGAAAACAAAATGCGGTTGTATGTAGAGCAAGGTGATATGTCTGGAGAAGGCAT
The window above is part of the Marinomonas sp. THO17 genome. Proteins encoded here:
- a CDS encoding DUF3833 domain-containing protein translates to MKRISLKHGLIILFASFFLSACSTTEVSIYANNTPKFDLQSFFSGELRAHGILKNRSGKVIRYFNATLDGRWEKGVGTLVEVFVFDDGEIQNRTWTMTPNASGQYIATANDVVGSGEIKMAGNALFMKYVLQVPYDGDIIEVTVDDRMYMVKEGVVINESVMTKFGFEVGYLSIVIEKV
- a CDS encoding methyl-accepting chemotaxis protein; its protein translation is MKLLCLVIIFIGTLTTLILYTVISLNQQSNDTLVVNIAGRQRMLTQKITKEFLLALEVAKLTQTKPNLEAVHKSERLFDQSLEALTYGGETFTDLGMTQAVELPPPPNEDIKAQLERVAVLWKAHEENIERIAAEDYEVDVLQMISENSVNVLANMNKAVVMFSQASQAKIKQMVRNQIIAAGLVFVLMAIFYGLILRSIMRSINFAIDTTRQIADGNLQNQHKEIASYPNNEMGDLMRNVEQMRVSLHEVIALVQKHGRQMSHSAHQVSDISHEISATGKTQQKSSNELHSAISSLLEASNEVSGNITLAANSSKDTLSISADGIELVNNNIQQFDSAVGTVNQAAEQMGALKDFSVQINDIIDSIHDIADQTNLLALNAAIEAARAGEQGRGFAVVADEVRSLAARTSSSSKDISELLAQLMGKVDISVTSMNQVVEMVDQAQETSKQTMTSFTAMSEGIGTTSANMETIAQLNQKQMDHFEVLNRKLEHLADALDESNSKANTTSMVADDLYHISEKLETHLEGFITETHEFVAKADHEKRNAPRSENKMRLYVEQGDMSGEGMTNDISKQGIKFRSKLQLDPQLLVTLQIVLPEEIKRQGSQALLSLKANIIRVEQHSAYFIYSLKFDDVSAQQEQVLKALFTFFKGPHSFK